A single window of Plasmodium reichenowi strain SY57 chromosome 14, whole genome shotgun sequence DNA harbors:
- a CDS encoding hypothetical protein (conserved Plasmodium protein, unknown function): MINENHKGDIKIDNKLIDIHFLNDNIKKYDRHNLRTTLRKYIRDNNRLLNYYKFNEVVNNFENFKNLFIIYTNSFLQKNKIFNYTFRYSKIIKLLYLNKKGKRLIYGDNYIKDTALNLNKNDANQKKLGFLLEKNKNKNDENNENKKNIKNKENKKDKKDKKKDKLTQDEVKDNLCFDKNEENPKQLYNNSEDIEIHKSITSNDDNKKKDYFINFNYELKEKDINKLEDIISHSNISLPTFSYFDIYLFSNNKKMKYEINKKNIKYIDINSVLYCLYISVIISYIYLNDFRNAYMKFLEYIYFKRKLKKIKKNYNETEKRKLRFGSFISSELKSKIYNYYDALYERKASVILQKIKMDKSTNTKNYEKIKRDKRNKQIRTDKDNKNSITNFNVMNGQEKPNEFSKNKFNFLKKKKKKNMKMKKKYVSVKQDINVIDTKINVNNDDLHNHDDKYNDKSNYNDINIYNSQYMQDDNQHLDHNNNEEGNEKMNVQNINLSEEDQNGNISCYNEKEYKNNLCNNQYINYDENVEHLLHINKLQECKLNIDHKKQIDDQNFMHYGVHKNVYHKRLLSKRKNKISKKISYRKKLKKDESKIVSKKRKTREVLQLDEYILYLKIKYKEKYLQNLTNTLTTIYINDIYFYMKRFKSIMNIQHDEKRNMLKKERILKEYTKINDKKYYSYNYFFDVLIYFTYFKQINVIEGLLIMAFMCSKLNFVNISTYIYKNVYLYFYFIFEKYQKKNKKKPFNIGHEINKFSSFKINKMKDIDFLNDHKKISIKDNHQMDDKTNDDNYMNKNLYITXXXXXXXXXXXXXXXXXXXXXXXXXXXTQLFNDTNSNEDEEDVKTYENFNISQYDSSGNYDIYKNYSNNINDCTRYNGNNERAIYIYEYLIYLLKDNKNFYMINDFLEENRYFKNCNYNFLNNYFHIANDYIIVATKIKNALWLNNKYIFYGIRKHILIYLNLINYVETKYIFYENNYNLKNLVYYLYIDKIVKSYDFNLYTYEKNLYVLRRILFFDSNINIYHLYNNITMNDNTFKSIFYTIYENISVYDSYLITYQDMEQQNLCLNQNVYNNTIDDQEIYIDDEKNKNKNKNYGDIANTTTDRYNNYKDNLNFFFNLKMIKRKKKNVDDNIYQPVIGQNDTYDNNNNNNNKRTSVQFNFDNLEDNKNENINIEDNKNENINIEDNKNENINIEDNKNENINIEDNDNNKTDNLMVEKNIFQDEDKDKNINSTIAHIDDKKKKKRKSMYFLNFYNKKIYEKYNKRNNSEIILSTSYNNMENIIGTTNNRNKSFFVPKKSSYNIFHNIISKGNIYINNIKNEKFINYKYFPFNYYKYYYSCDDLMDYVKNENLKTYLSFKNNQLKLLIYNFLYLYMFDEYIYMHTHKKDINEYFNFVNILKKKQKLRYRVYHFFSKSNKDIGDEISYYKKYIKEKYLKKNKRKDNKMYNSMFKEKGIDIKMKKDISFKGRNKKENDICPRNQKFSKNLLMKEHKNVSVKSLFVDDKKNYSIKCIHFLRDIYKKNYINYHMKINIEKYEHICFLFLITEMLSVVLLPYINFHIPFVYMKINKNINDIEFTQIDKFRFENKCYEHESEDDGEEEDHQEINIEQVDIGRGDDEDINHNNNNNNNNNNKNNSNNSNNSNNSINDISTVGLFDSSNISKMYNPENKNNLNNLEVRNKLTVSSTYNMRDVKKKEKKKLLLFNKKKGTKSTLKLSAKRSKKTYYHKKVTSNTKNETLYIQKYCIHNENKIKYSIGKRNSSNIFNRRKNKNKQKIISHTKKNNKNNLKKDKDKALYKSHDNNNDNIYYISLCNMNRINEKLCKITNLNVGTKSIIEHNFLYNDYYSIDIKEFKKIFHNKGKYFLIKKYEKIIALAYFTRFNTYLIFSLYERIAMLNYLYSNYNSVTSILRYLNYIHCKLINKYAPDPYRDKNKKKNTIENIHKDKYEYNENGKNYKNYKNHKNDKDEKNIFYCDNIYEGINNPLNDNIRLNSYGTNQYVEHNIYKNNDINDKPNNTNIFFYMKNEDIPYNDYIFNTYSTNYINDRKYITEESHPHVNENVFEKLANIKSFRFSLFFDIFFELKVNFNHFINSHICVQNGLKYLFFYMKNSHKFNLIIDCRQKLRRIAYMKLFCDNITNKEKEENYDNNMCDNKMCDNKMCDKSSYYYNIYKPRNNFEHTTNKYKSNEYSLHTDERIFIRTKSGIILSKKNFIHLKKSGEYILDIKDILRERNTHYMHKEHINHKKKNASISMNDFSLNTHLSKDSFKYSNMQNDKYNNIGNNNYSHKLSEHINEKDRHNKYKKYITNDIFINNKEYIFEHKLDMNKFRGSKLYFIIGISLLKQINTNPYYDNIKEVHFIYEEDDMINKEININNIVKNDYTELLQLSYKYIMKSIHIDPNSILNYYYLCIIYLYNLKINKCLYICKNFLIRHNIYDMYTFPFFLLSLTVMSCRTVQNKSKKKYRINYNSNNINMQDNCKDKYYSIPYRGNQEESKNNIILSQHLEPFQKYNKQYASVLNRVKINSPHFFNSITNMSDIYNMNNSNISKVLNVSKASSDANHSSDANHSNDSNHSNDANHSNDANHSNDANHSNDTNNSNKLCNISNIINCNILKNKEDEFVVEKQNDQKNITDLYTNKNKHSCVEEGKNKFKKVIFFSDMKNNDINNSEYESMGNAINKSNFNNEKKNERKTFEENKKAVSLTKVNDDIYHKRELVNKDFLDLLNKAMNIFSNNFLFLYLYVYYIIHYFSLYDILFIWERKNTKKRKESKKYHQKTYFQNMSLNNLINNNVSTSRRNKENTNLFNIMNKKNQGNKNLTNCIKEEIDKILFSMKILEDTNCSENDEKTIFGSLEKKNTKNRRKANTPNIYRTNKKKTGQWYNKLSYLNNINININSNNNNNNNNNNNNNNSYKNNNEYINISNIKLLPCCIPILIILYKYIHRNICSKKEKSTSDVYIYFHLHNLMSEININKITCELHKNNCCNNGTKKDQFDDSNCFFIYSKESEKIINKNNFFYDKMKCNTSWINNEDHALSTKYPDYHHNNVKRKISVKNIYLETMVWIGLSEVFIYLNVCPKLILYFFHIINTYINFYLSLNKNNNTYNYEKCNFFYNLTHQFMCVKCLFFFYLYSRCTKKKIYNKRFTRNRNELNNMPEILQCYNTYCTKKNIILNKDNITSFKNIYMKILLFEREAQKCNTYMDVFDNHQIFLENNHICLQDDHIPEYNFKLPYRTIDKSKTLKSRFWPFKTKNKEFNTIKNDIKDISKKDKPNVVENVKKENVEDKHMLSDDNKRKEKKRNIKEHKELIKKLHLDEQKLFNSIFYHNSFNKRHEEYKIIKNIKIYLSLMTKIYYNNRKVQILYARYYFLKEKYIKVISILSLLNDHYKKKTYYFKRDEKGYLTNLQRTSNKSNNKYLNNILFFHLNNQSDFLYEYLNIYMYYQSYMKIKNYKKANYYKNILNTIFLYCPIIPFHFFPFINL; this comes from the coding sequence atgattaaTGAAAACCACAAAGGAGACATAAAAATTGATAATAAACTAATAgatatacattttttaaatgataacataaaaaagTATGATAGACATAATTTAAGAACTACGTTAAGAAAGTATATACGTGATAATAACAGgttattaaattattataaatttaatgaagttgtaaataattttgaaaACTTTAAAAatcttttcattatatataccaATAGCTTTTTacaaaagaataaaatttttaattatactTTTCGATATTccaaaattataaaattattatatttaaataaaaaagggAAACGGTTAATATATGGagataattatattaaagatacagcattaaatttaaataaaaatgatgcTAATCAAAAGAAACTTGGTTTcttattagaaaaaaataaaaacaaaaatgacgaaaataatgaaaataagaaaaatataaaaaataaggaaaataaGAAAGATAAGAAagataagaaaaaagaCAAATTAACACAAGATGAAGTGAAGGATAATTTATGctttgataaaaatgaagaaaatcCTAAACAGCTATATAATAACAGTGAAGATATAGAAATACATAAATCTATTACTTctaatgatgataataaaaaaaaagattattttataaattttaattatgaactaaaagaaaaggatataaacaaattaGAAGATATTATATCACATAGTAATATATCATTACCTACCTTTAGttattttgatatatatttatttagtaataataaaaaaatgaaatatgaaattaataaaaagaatattaaatatattgatattaATTCAGTTctatattgtttatatatatctgttatcatatcatatatatatttaaatgatttCAGAAACGCTTATATGAAATTtttagaatatatatattttaaaaggaaattgaaaaaaataaaaaagaactATAATGAAACtgaaaaaagaaagttAAGATTTGGTAGTTTTATTTCATCAGAATTGAAAAgtaaaatttataattattatgacGCATTATATGAAAGAAAAGCTTCTGTTATTTTACAGAAGATAAAAATGGACAAAAGTacaaatacaaaaaattatgaaaaaattaaaagggacaaaagaaataaacaaataagAACTGATAAGGATAACAAGAATTCAATAACTAATTTTAATGTAATGAATGGACAAGAAAAACCTAATgaattttcaaaaaataaattcaattttcttaaaaagaaaaagaaaaagaacatgaagatgaagaaaaagTATGTTTCTGTTAAACAAGATATAAACGTAATAGACACAAAAATTAATGTAAACAATGATGATCTTCATAATCatgatgataaatataatgataaaagtaattataatgatataaatatatataattcacAATATATGCAGGATGATAACCAACATTTggatcataataataatgaggaagggaatgaaaaaatgaatgTACAAAATATCAACCTCAGTGAGGAAGATCAAAATGGCAATATAAGTTGTTACaatgaaaaagaatataaaaataatttatgtaataatcaatatataaattatgatgaaaatgttgaacatttattacatattaataaattacaAGAATGTAAGTTAAATATAGATcataaaaaacaaattgATGATCAAAATTTTATGCATTATGGTGTGcataaaaatgtatatcACAAACGTCTGCTGTctaaaagaaaaaataaaataagtaAGAAAATTTCTtacagaaaaaaattaaaaaaagatgaatCGAAAATAgtttcaaaaaaaagaaaaacaagAGAGGTTTTACAGTTagatgaatatattttatacctaaaaattaaatataaagaaaagtATCTTCAAAATTTAACAAACACCTTAAcaacaatatatataaatgatatatatttttacatgAAACGATTTAAATCtataatgaatatacaACATGATGAAAAGAGAAATATGCTTAAAAAAGAGAGAATATTAAAAGAGTATACcaaaataaatgataagaaatattattcatataattatttttttgatgtattaatatattttacatattttaaacAAATTAATGTAATTGAAGGATTGTTAATTATGGCCTTTATGTGTAGtaaattaaattttgttaatataagtacatatatttataagaatgtgtatttatatttttattttatctttgaaaagtatcaaaaaaaaaataagaaaaagcCATTCAATATAGGACatgaaattaataaattcagttcatttaaaattaaCAAGATGAAGGATATCGATTTTTTGAATGACCATAAGAAGATATCTATAAAAGATAATCATCAGATGGACGACAAAacaaatgatgataattatatgaataaaaatttatatataacNNNNNNNNNNNNNNNNNNNNNNNNNNNNNNNNNNNNNNNNNNNNNNNNNNNNNNNNNNNNNNNNNNNNNNNNNNNNNNNNTCACACaattatttaatgataCAAACAGTAACGAGGATGAAGAAGATGTGAAGACATACGAAAATTTCAATATTTCACAGTATGATAGTTCAGgtaattatgatatatataagaattatagtaataatattaatgattGTACAAGGTATAACGGAAATAATGAAAGagctatatatatatatgaatatttaatttaccttttaaaagataataagaatttttatatgataaatgattttttagaagaaaatagatatttcaaaaattgtaattataactttttaaataattattttcatattgcaaatgattatataattgttGCAACGAAGATAAAAAATGCATTATGGTTGAataataagtatatattttatggTATTAGAAAACATATAttgatttatttaaatttaataaattatgtagaaacaaaatatatattttatgaaaataattataatttaaaaaatttagtgtattatttgtatatagATAAAATTGTGAAAAGTTACGATTTCAATTTATATACctatgaaaaaaatttgtaCGTATTAAgaagaatattattttttgatagtaatataaatatatatcatttatataataatattactatGAATGATAATACATTCAAAAGTATTTTTTATACGATATATGAAAACATAAGTGTGTATGATTCTTATTTAATTACATATCAGGATATGGAACAACAAAATCTATGTTTGAATCAGAATGTATATAACAACACAATAGATGATcaagaaatatatatcgatgatgaaaaaaataaaaataaaaataaaaactaTGGAGATATTGCAAATACTACAACTGatagatataataattataaagataatttaaatttcttttttaatttgaaAATGATCAAgaggaagaaaaaaaatgttgatgataatatataccaACCTGTTATAGGTCAAAATGATacatatgataataataataataataataataagagAACTTCAGTTCAATTTAATTTTGATAATTTggaagataataaaaatgaaaatattaatattgaagataataaaaatgaaaatattaatattgaagataataaaaatgaaaatattaacattgaagataataaaaatgaaaatattaacattgaagataatgataataataagacAGATAATTTAATggtagaaaaaaatatttttcaagATGAAGAcaaagataaaaatatcaatAGTACAATAGCACATATAGAcgataaaaaaaaaaaaaaaagaaaaagtatgtattttttaaatttttacaacaaaaagatatatgaaaaatataataaaaggaaTAATTCAGAAATTATCTTAAGTACgtcatataataatatggaaaatattataggaacaacaaataatagaaataaaagCTTCTTTGTACCGAAGAAAAgttcttataatatatttcataatataatatcgAAAGggaacatatatataaataatataaagaatgaaaaatttataaattataagtattttccctttaattattataaatattattattcatgtGATGATCTGATGgattatgtaaaaaatgaaaatttaaaaacTTATTTGagttttaaaaataatcaacttaaattgttaatatataactttTTATACCTGTACATGTttgatgaatatatatatatgcatacacataaaaaggatataaatgaatattttaattttgtcaatattttaaaaaagaaacaaaaattaagaTACAGGGTTTATCATTTCTTTTCTAAATCAAACAAAGACATAGGAGATGAAATATCctattacaaaaaatatatcaaagaaaaatatttaaagaaaaataaaaggaaagataataaaatgtacAATTCCATGTTTAAGGAAAAAGGAattgatataaaaatgaaaaaggatatttcatttaagggtagaaataaaaaggaaaatgaTATATGTCCAAGAAATCaaaaattttcaaaaaaCTTATTGATGAAGGAGCATAAGAATGTGTCTGTAAAATCTCTTTTTGTTGAtgataaaaagaattatagTATTAAGTGTATACATTTTTTGAGagatatttataaaaagaattatataaattatcatatgaaaattaatatagaaaaatatgagcatatatgtttcttatttttaatcACTGAAATGTTATCTGTAGTATTATTAccatatattaattttcatattccctttgtatatatgaagattaataaaaatataaatgatatagaATTTACGCAGATAGATAAATTTAGGTTTGAAAATAAATGCTATGAGCATGAAAGTGAAGATGATGGTGAGGAAGAGGACCACCAGgaaataaatattgaaCAAGTAGACATCGGAAGGGGAGATGATGAAGACataaatcataataataataataataataataataataataaaaataatagtaataatagtaataatagCAATAATAGTATTAATGATATTTCTACGGTAGGCCTTTTTGATTCTTCAAATATCTCTAAAATGTATAACCCtgaaaataagaataatttGAATAACCTTGAAGTAAGAAACAAATTAACGGTTTCTAGTACATATAACATGAGAGACgtgaaaaagaaagaaaaaaaaaaacttttattatttaataaaaaaaaaggaacCAAAAGTACATTAAAATTGTCTGCAAAAAGAAGTAAGAAAACGTACTATCATAAAAAAGTTACAAGTAATACGAAAAATGAAACATTGTATATACAAAAGTATTGTATACacaatgaaaataaaattaaatatagtataggaaaaagaaattcatctaatatttttaataggagaaaaaataaaaataaacaaaaaattataagtcacacaaaaaagaataataaaaataatttaaaaaaagacaAGGATAAAgcattatataaatcacatgataataataatgataatatttattatattagtTTATGTAATATGAATAGAATAAATGAGaaattatgtaaaataacaaatttAAATGTAGGTACCAAAAGTATAATAgaacataattttttatacaatGATTATTACAGTATAGATATTaaagaatttaaaaaaatatttcataataaaggaaaatattttctcataaaaaaatatgaaaagaTTATTGCTTTAGCATATTTTACTAGatttaatacatatttaatcttttcattatatgAAAGAATAGCCAtgttaaattatttatattctaaCTATAATTCTGTTACATCTATTTTAAGATATcttaattatatacattgcaaattaattaataaatatgcCCCTGACCCTTATCgtgataaaaataaaaaaaagaatacgattgaaaatattcataaagataaatatgaatataatgaaaatggtaaaaattataagaattataaaaatcataaaaatgataaagatgaaaaaaatatattttactgtgataatatttatgaagGAATAAACAATCcattaaatgataatataagGTTAAATAGTTATGGTACGAATCAATATGTagaacataatatatataaaaataatgatataaatgataaaccaaataatacaaatattttcttttatatgaaaaatgaaGACATACCttataatgattatatatttaatacatatagtactaattatataaatgatagaaaatatataacagAAGAAAGCCATCCACATGTTAATGAAAATgtttttgaaaaattagctaatattaaatcatttcgtttttctttattttttgatatattttttgaattaaAGGTAAATTTTAATCATTTCATTAATAGTCATATATGTGTACAAAACGGACtcaaatatttatttttctatatgAAGAACAGTCACAAATTTAACTTAATTATTGATTGTAGGCAAAAGTTGAGAAGAATAGCGTATATGAAATTGTTTTGTGACAATATAACTAACAaggaaaaagaagaaaacTATGACAATAATATGTGTGATAACAAAATGTGTGATAACAAAATGTGTGATAAAAgttcttattattataatatttataaaccaagaaataattttgaACACACGAcgaataaatataaaagcAATGAATATAGTCTACACACTGATGAGCGCATTTTTATAAGAACCAAATCAGGTATTATTCTTtcgaaaaaaaatttcataCATTTGAAAAAAAGTGGTGAGTATATTTTAGATATTAAAGACATATTAAGAGAACGTAATACACATTATATGCATAAAGAACatataaatcataaaaaaaagaatgcAAGCATTTCTATGAAtgatttttctttaaatacACATTTGTCTAAAGATTCCTTCAAGTATTCAAATATgcaaaatgataaatacaataatataggtaataataattatagtCATAAATTATCAgaacatataaatgaaaaagatagacataataaatataagaaatatataacaaatgatatatttataaacaataaagaatatatttttgagCATAAATTAGATATGAACAAATTCAGAGGAAGTAaactttattttattattggtatatcattattaaaacaaataaatacaaatccttattatgataatataaaagaggttcattttatatatgaagaagatgatatgattaataaagaaataaatataaataatatagtaaaaaatgattatactgaattattacaattaagttataaatatattatgaaaagTATACATATAGATCCTAATagtatattaaattattattatttatgtattatttatttatataatctaaaaataaataagtgcttatatatttgtaaaaattTTTTGATCAGACATAATATTTACGATATGTATACTTTTCCTTTCTTTTTGTTAAGTTTGACTGTAATGAGCTGTAGAACAGTACAAAacaaatcaaaaaaaaaatatagaataaattataatagtaataatataaatatgcaAGATAATTGTAAAGACAAGTACTATTCTATACCTTATAGAGGTAACCAAGAAGAAAgtaaaaacaatataatattatccCAACATTTAGAACCctttcaaaaatataataaacaatatGCTTCAGTACTTAATAgagtaaaaataaattctccgcatttttttaattctataacaaatatgagtgatatatataacatgaataattcaaatatttCAAAAGTTTTAAATGTTTCAAAAGCTTCAAGTGATGCAAACCATTCAAGTGATGCAAACCATTCAAATGATTCAAACCATTCAAATGATGCAAACCATTCAAATGATGCAAACCATTCAAATGATGCAAATCATTCAAATGATACAAACAATTCAAACAAATTATGCAATATaagtaatataataaactGCAACATTTTGAAGAATAAGGAAGACGAATTTGTTGTggaaaaacaaaatgatcAAAAGAACATAACCGATTTATATACCAATAAGAATAAACATAGTTGCGTGGAAGAAGGCAagaataaatttaaaaaagtgatttttttttctgatATGAAGAACAAcgatataaataatagtGAATATGAAAGTATGGGAAACGctataaataaaagtaattttaataatgaaaaaaagaatgaaagaaaaacattcgaggaaaataaaaaggcTGTCAGTTTAACAAAGGTCaatgatgatatatatcACAAAAGGGAATTAGTGAACAAAGATTTCCTTGACTTATTAAATAAAGCTATGAACATATTTTctaataattttctttttctgTATTTGTATGtctattatattattcattatttttcactttatgatatattattcatatggGAGAGAAAAAATACCaaaaaaaggaaagaaTCTAAAAAGTATCATCAAAAGAcatattttcaaaatatgtccttaaataatttaatcaataataatgtttCAACGTCTCGTAggaataaagaaaatactaaccttttcaatattatgaacaagaaaaaccaaggaaataaaaatctAACAAATTGTATCAAAGAAGAAattgataaaatattattttctatgaaaatattagaAGATACGAATTGTAGcgaaaatgatgaaaaaacaatatttggttcattagaaaaaaaaaatacaaaaaatagAAGAAAAGCAAATACTCCAAACATATATCGAACgaataaaaagaaaactGGACAGTGGTATAACAAATTGAGTTATTTAAAcaacataaatataaatataaatagtaataataataataataataataataataataataataataattcttataaaaataataatgaatatattaatattagtaatataaaattattaccATGTTGTATACCCATAttgattatattatataaatatatacatagaaatatttgttctaaaaaggaaaaaagtACTTCGGacgtatatatatattttcatttacataatttaatgtctgaaataaatataaataaaattacatgtgaattacataaaaataattgtTGTAATAATGGTACGAAAAAGGATCAATTCGATGATAgtaattgtttttttatatattcaaaggaaagtgaaaaaataataaataaaaataattttttttatgataaaatGAAATGTAATACATCCTGGATTAATAATGAGGATCATGCACTCTCAACAAAATATCCTGATTATCATCATAACAAtgtaaaaagaaaaataagtgtaaaaaatatatatttagaaaCTATGGTATGGATAGGTTTAAGCGAGGTTTTCATATATCTAAATGTATGTCCAAAACTtattctatatttttttcatataattaatacctatataaatttttatttaagtttgaataaaaataataatacatataactatgaaaaatgtaattttttttataatttaacGCACCAATTTATGTGTGTCAAATgtctattttttttttatttatattcaagatgtacaaagaaaaaaatatataataaaagattTACCAGAAATAGaaatgaattaaataatatgcCTGAAATATTACAATgttataatacatattgtacaaaaaaaaacatcATACTAAATAAAGATAACATTACGTcgtttaaaaatatatatatgaaaattcttttattcGAGAGAGAAGCACAGAAATGTAATACATATATGGATGTTTTTGATAACCATCAAATATTCTTAGAAAACAATCATATATGTTTGCAGGATGATCATATTCCagaatataattttaaattacCATATCGTACTATAGACAAAAGCAAAACATTAAAATCTAGATTCTGGCCTTTTAAAACTAAAAACAAAGAATTTAATactataaaaaatgatataaaagatataagTAAAAAAGATAAACCTAATGTGGTAGAAAATgtgaaaaaagaaaatgttGAAGATAAACATATGTTATctgatgataataaaagaaaagaaaagaaaagaaatataaaagaacataaggaattaataaaaaaattacatttAGATGAACagaaattatttaattcaatattttatcataatagCTTCAATAAAAGACatgaagaatataaaataataaaaaatataaaaatatatttatcctTAATGAccaaaatatattataataataggAAGGTTCAAATTTTATATGCTcgttattattttttaaaagaaaaatatataaaggtTATAAGTATCTTATCTTTACTTAATGatcattataaaaaaaaaacatattattttaaaagagACGAAAAAGGTTATCTGACAAATCTACAAAGAACTAGCAACaaatcaaataataaatatttaaataatatcttgttttttcatttaaataatcaatctgattttttatatgaatatttaaatatctatatgtattatcaatcatatatgaaaataaaaaattacaaaaaagctaattattataaaaatatcttaaatactatatttttatattgtcCAATTATACCATTCCATTTCTTCCCATTTATAAAtctttaa